CGTTGTCGATGAAGACGGTGCGCTCGAGTGCCTTCTTGTCGAGGTGCAGCCGGGTGGACTCGTTCAGCATGAAGCTGAAGAGCCCTTTCACCATCCCCTCCATGTTGGAGATCTCCACCGGCAGGGGCGTCCAGTCGTTGCGCTCGGATTGAATCTGGGCGGCGGTGCCGAGGCTGAACCCGAGCGTCCGCATGTCGAGGGCGTTCGCCACGGCCGTCAAGATGGGGCGCGAAGGCAGTCCGATCACTGGCCGATCGATGACGCCGTCGAACAGGTCGATGGGGTAGTTCCAAGACACGCCCCCGTCGACGTAGAAGTTGCCACCGGAGCTCACCGCCTCGAAGAAGAAGGGAATGCTCATCGACATCCGGACGGCCAGGTACACCGGGACATCGGGCGTCGATTCGGCGGAGAAGACCTCGGGCATCTGGCGGGTCAGGTTGGTGCTGACCGTGTAGAGCTCACGGAACACCCCGGGCTTCTGCGCGGCGAGCGCCCGGAGCTGGCCGAAGGTCATGTCCGGCTGCGCCCGGCCCGTGGCGCGCTCCGTCAGCATGGAGATCTGCTGGCGCATCCACTTCTCGAACGCATCCCCCTTGTAGAGGCCGTAGTGCGACAGCAGCCGCACGGCATCCCCGATGAGCCACCCGCCGCCATCCATGAACGAGGAGAACGAGGTGTTGCGGAGGACGTGGTCCAGGTCCTGGCTGGTGGCGCCCATCGCCAGCAGGGCCGCGGTGATCGATCCCGCCGAGGTGCCAGCGACGTAGTTGACATCGCTCATCAGCCCGCGCTGCTCGAGCACGTCGATGGCACCCACGTAGGCGATTCCCTTCACCCCTCCCCCCTGAAACACGAGATGACGGATCCTCATGACCGCTCCTCTTTCGTTGTCCGGCGCACGAGGGGAACCAGTTCCTCCTCGCGCCCGGAGTCGATCATCCTACGAAAGCGGAGCGGACGCGCTGTGACCGCCCTCACATCCCTGCCCCAGGCCGCTCGCCCGTCAGCGCCGGCGCCAGCTCATGATCCGGGCGAGGAACACCGTCCCGAAGACGAGCACCGTGAAGGCCGCCGTGTAGCCCAGGAAGACGAGCCATCCCGTGGTGGCTCCGGGGATGCCCACCGAGGGGCTCATGTCCTGGAACTGCGCGCCGGAGAAGAAGCCGCAGGCCAGGCTGACCGGCAGGAAGACGAACACCAGGATGCCCACCATCCGGTCGAACTGATCCCTCTTGTACTGGTCCAGCTCCGAGGCCTGGTCCCTCATCGCCTCCACCGTCTCCTGCAGCCCGTGCAGCGAGTGCCAGGCGAGGTAGCGCGCGTTGATGTCCGGATCCTCGCTCACCCGCGTGTGCCACAGTGAGTTGGTGAACAGCATCACGTCCGAGCGGACGCTGCGCGCGGGCCGCAGGTTCTGCCAGCGCGAGGTGCGGTAGCGCTGCTCCACCTCGGCCATGCGCCGGCTGGTCTCGAAGGCCGAGTACCTCTGGCCAATCGTCAGCAGGAAGAGGAGGAAGTCCCGATCGCACGCCAGCGGGCCGCGCTCCTCCTCCTCCAGGAGGAACTCGAGCCGCGCACCGCCCGTCGAGGTCAGCCAGTGCTCCGTCTCGCCGGAGGCATCCCGGAGCACCCGCCGGCTCTCGGCGGCGGCCTCGGAGGGCAGCTTCTCCAGGGTGGTCTCCGTCCCGGAGGCGAGCGCGTGGAAGAGCCCCTGCATGGAGCGCGAGTCATCCAGCATCGACGAGCGGCCGCGGGAGATCCGGTAGGCGCCGTAGACGAGCCACCGCTCCGGGCCCAGCGGCGCGAGCCAGGGGGGCAGCCACCGCAGGGGCTCGAGCTCCCACAACTCCCGGCTCTCCACGAGCGCCGACTGCTCCTGCACGAGCGTGTACAGCGAGGTCGCCGCCTTCCGGGGCCGCTCCACCCAGACGACGACGAGCCGGTTCGGGTAGACGGAGACGCGGACGGTGTGGCCCTCGGTGGGCTTCTCGTAGTGCAGCACGTCCGCCTCGTGCGTGGCCCCCAGGAAGGAGTTGACCACCGCGGGGTGGAAGGCCCCGCCCTGGTTGGAGAGATCGCAGCGGCGGAAGCCTCGGGACACGAGCTCCGCGTCGGGCGCCGGGCCCCTCCACAGGAAGGGCCGGGCGAAGACGGTATGCGCCCGGAGGACGTGGACGTTGCGTCCCACGTTGAACCGGCTCCAGAGCGCCTCCCACAGCTCACGGCGGGACAGCCGGGTGCCCGAGTACGGAGCCGCCACCATCGTCGAGCGGCCCACCGGGCTGGCATAGCCGTCCGAGTACCACGGGTCCGAGTAGTCGTTGGGCTGGCGCTCGAAGCGCCGCTTCCCCGTGGCCCGGGGCGTTCCATCCGGCAGCTTCGGCCCCTCGAGCTCGTCGAACCATCCCGCCAGGTCCGCGAGCGTCCCCGCGCGCTCGGGGGTGATGGAGAAGGAGTGCCACGCCCGGGCCTGCTCCTGCCGGGCGATGTGGATGGCCATGAAGTCGAAGCCCTGGCCGTAGTGGGTGTTCTCCGAGTCGCTGCGCGCGAGCAACCGCAGGACGGTGACGTCCTGGAAGGAGGACAGGAAGAGCGCGTCCACCCGGCGCACGGACGCGTCCTTCCCCTCGCCAATCGGGATGTCGAGCTGCACGCGCTGGGCGCGCGACAGCTCGGCGCGGTACAGCAGCGCGTCCGCCTTGAGGCGCCGGGAGATGACCGGGGGGACGAGCGTCTCGGACAGCCTGGCCAGCTCCGCGGGGAGCCGCACCGTCCGGAGCACGGTGGCCATCAACTCCAGCACCTCGCGAGCGGGGCGGCCGTCCTCCTGCGAGGGCCAGAGCTTCAGGGCCGCGTAGAACACCGTGCCCAGGGCCCGCTCGTAGTCGCCCACCGTCTCGGTGTGGCCCTGCTCCCACTCACCCAGGTACGCGCCGAGCGCGTCGGCGCCCTCGGGCCAGTCCTGGTGGAGGAGCCGGTATACGGCCAGCAGCGTGGCGCAGACGACGTCGAGCGTCGGCTCGTGGACGCGCAGGGTGAGGGGCGCGAGCGAGCCCTCCGGCTGCCCCTGGCGCAGCTCCTGGGAGAGGACATCGAGCTCGGCGGCGGAGTGGAGGACGGCCTCGGTGGTGGAGCGCACCGAGCGCCGGGTCCACTGCGGCAGCTTCCACGCCAGCATGCGCGGGTGGGGCGGCAGGGCCTCGGCTCGCGAGCCCACGCTGATGAACAGCTCGCGCGGGCCCGGCTCGTCTCCGGGCCTCGGCTTGGTGGGGGTCCACGCCACCTTCCCCTCCTCCACCAACGCCTCCACCACCTGTCGCAACTTGGAATCCATGGGGGGCACCTTATAGGCGCAACCCCCGCCAGAATCCCGTCTCCTACCCCCGCCCGTTGGAATGGGCCGGAGTGAAGCGAACCACGGCGCGCTCTCCCGGTTCGAAGAAGGCCTCTTCCGAGGCCTGCTGGCGCAGCCGCTCCAACGTGCGCCGCTGCTGCTCCGTCCGGACGATGAGCGCCGCGAAGTCGAAGCGGGCCAGGCGCTCGTCCTTGCGCGCCAGCCGCCGCAGCGTCCGCCACATCGACAGCCGCCCCTCGGTGCCCAGGCACAGCCCTTCCAGCTCCACCAGCCGGCTCAGTGGCGAGTAGCCCGTGAGCTGTCCGTTGAGCTTCAGCCGTCCCAGCTTCTCACCCAACCAGGCGGCACCCTGCTTCAGCGTGTCGCGCGCGAGCCCCAGCGCCGACATCACGCTCAGCAACGTTCCGCGATCCTCCCGCAGCTCTCCGATGAAGACATCCAGGTACTCGCCCACGGAGTTGCCCGGGTTTTCCGCCCGAGCGCGGCGTGCCAGCTCCAGGCCCATGACCGAGCCCGCCAGATGGTCGTTCAGGTAGATCTTCAACAGCGCCACGTTCACGCCGCCCTCCTCGCGCTTGCCCCCACCCCAAGGCAGGGTCGGCACGCCCGGGCCCCGACGCAGGAGGCAGCGCCCGGGCGTCTGGAGACCGGGCGGCGGAACGAGCCTTCTCCCGCCTACCGGGGCTCATCCGGGTAGCGGAAGGTCACCGGCAGCTTCACGTCCGGGTGGAGGCTGCGGGTGACCGGGCAGCCGTGCGCCACCTCCTCCAGCCGGGCGCGGTGGGCGGCCGACAGGCCCGCGGGCATGTCGATCTCCAGCACCAGCTCGCCGATGCGACGCGGCGGAGGCGTCATCCGCTTCTCCACGCGGGCCTTCGCCTCACCGAAGGGAATCCCCTCGCGCGAGGCCGCCAGCGCCATGGTGGTCAGCGCGCAGGAGGCGAGCGCCGCGCCCACGAGGTCCGTGGGAGAGAAGGACATGCCGGTGCCGCCATTGTCCTTGGGGGCCTCGGTGGCGATCTTCGTGCCGGACGGGCCGTGCTCGAGCCGGCAGGTGAAGCCGGGCGCGCTCACGACGTTCATCACGACGCCGGTAGGGGGAGTGGTGGGCTGGCTCATGGTCGTGTCTCCTCGGGACGCGGCTTCAGCGGACGTAGGCGGTGTGCTCGTCCGGGTTGGGCTTCTCCTCGTCGGGGCTCCAGTCGATCGTCTTCAGGAGCGACTTGCGGCGCTTCTGCACGTCCTTGTCGAGGAAGGTCACCGCCTCCTGCATGACGTCCATCAGCCGGCGCGGCTTGCGCTTCATCTTCGAGTCGCTCAGCAGCGCGTGGGTGAGCCACGGGAAGACGGCGGTGACGTCGGTGTGCACGTACATGGAGCCGGCCTCCACCGCCTCCATGGACACCTTGCCCCAGGTGTGGCCCTCACCGGCCGGACAGCTGGAGAGCGCGCCGTTGTCCACCGGGTCCACGCAGAACTGCACGTCGATGTCGAAGCCATCGGTGGGCACGCCCAGAATCTGGTCCAGCAGCGGCTCGCCCTGCAGCGTGTAGTTCTTGGGCACGCCACCGCCGAGGATCCAGATGGCCATCTTGTTGGAGAAGTGGTGGCGGCAGTAGTGCTGGAGCGCCGCCATCCAATAGACGTCGTCGTTGATGTCGATCTCGAACTTGAACTCGGGCCCGAGCAGCCGCTTGAGCTTGACGGCGTTGAGGAAGATGGAGCCGTCCTGCACCGCGCCCACGAAGATGGGCACGCCGTGCTTGTAGCAGGTGGACAGCAGCGAGGGCTGCTTCACGCCGAGCTGCTTCTCGATGGCCTGGATGTTCTTGCCCAGCAGGTAGTGGAACTCGGGCGTGGTCATCTTCCGCTGGAACTCGGGGCGGCGCAGGAGCGCGGAGAAGAGCCGGTCGGTGTCGAGCAGCGCCTCCTCCCAGAAGCCCAGGTCGTAGATGCGGATGATGCGGGCCAGGCGGTACTGGAGGTCACCCGCGTTGGGGTTCACCTCGCGGATGGCGTGGCCGATGATGCGGTGGGCGTCGTGGTAGAGGTTGGCGCCCGTGGTGGTGAGCGCCGAGATGACGCCCTTCTCGATGAGGGGGATGATGCAGCTCTGGTGAAGACCCGCCGGAGTCATCGCGCCCGAGAGCGTGAGGAAGATGGAGGCATCCACCTCCATGGAGCGGCGCATCAGCTCGAACGCGGTGCGCTCCTGACGTCCCACGTAGGCGGAGAAGGCGTGCTCCAGCAGCTCGGTGGGCGACTCCTTGCCGGTGATGGGACGCGGATCCGCCTTGCGAGCGCCCGAATAGTGGGCGCGCAGGTTCTTCTTGCTGTTCGAGGGGGTCTTGGCCATGGCGCGCGATCTACCACCGCCCGCCCGCCGAGGGGAGCACCGGTTTACTTGCGCTTCTTCCCCTTGCCGTTCCTGTCGTCCGCGTCACGCTCGGGCGGGGCCGGCTCGGCGGCGCCCAGCACGCGCTGACGCACCTGCTCGGGCGACAGGTGCCCGGTGTCCGCGATGACGCACGAGAGGTACGCCAGGTCCGCCAGCGCCCGCATCGCCCGGGCGCGCACCGCCTCGTCCTCGGAGGACAGCAGCTCCGAGGCGGCGGAGATGTAGCTGCTCGCCAGTGAATCGAAGAGGTAGACGCGGTTCTCGATGGTGTCGTCCTTCGCCATGGCACTGCCCTCCTGCGCTCAGCGCGATTCGGCGGGCGGACGCGCGGGGGCCTCGGGCGCCGGCTCGGGCACACGCAGGTCGCTCATCGCCAGCCGGTCCAGCGTGGTGTGGCGGTAGACCTCGAGCATCCGCTGCTGGCCCAGCTTCCACACCCCGTACATGGTGCAGCTGCCGGTGGCCTTGCACGAGTCATGGTTGCTGCCGTCCTGGCAGACGTTGACCACCACCGGGCCCTCGACGGCCTCGATGACGTCCAGGAAGGAAATCTCGCGCGCGGGCCGGGCGAGCGCGTACCCTCCGTGCGCCCCCCGCGTGGAGCGAACCATGTTGCGCTCCACGAGCGTCTTGAGGATCTTCGCCAGGAAGTCCTCTGGTACATCCATCCGGCGGGCTATCTCCCGGAAGGGAACCATGCGCTCCATCGGCTGCGAAGCCAGGAAGATCATGGCCCGCATGCCGTATTCGATCTTCCGGGAAATCTGGAATGGGTGCTGCTGCATTGCGGTCGCCGTCGATGAGTCCCAGGTTTATCCCACATCCTATGGGTCGTAAGCGGACCTTTCAACCCGAGCACCTTGGAGCAAGCCGTGATCGATCTGCATTCCCACACCACCGCGAGTGATGGCCAACACTCGCCCGCCGAGCTGCTGGCCCTGGCGGCGAGCGCGGGGGTGACGGCCCTGGCGGTGACGGACCACGACACGGTGGCGGGGCTGGCGGAGGCGGAGGAGGCGGCGAGGGCGCACGGGGTGGAGCTGGTGCCGGGCATCGAGCTGTCGGCGTTCGTGCTGAAGCGAGAGGTGCACATCCTGGGGCACTTCCTGCGGCGGGACTTCCCGGAGCTGGCCAGCTACGCGGCGCGGCTGCGGGTGGAGCGCGAGCAGCGGATGGAGCGAATGGTGGAGCAGATGCGGCGGCTGGGCTTCCCGGTGCGGATGGAGGACGTCCGGGCGGTGTCGGGGAATGCGCAGTTGGGCAGGCCGCACCTGGCGCGGGTGCTGGTGGACCGGGGCTGGTGTCTGGACATGAAGGAGGCCTTCGACCGGTTCCTGGGCGCGGGCAGGGCGGCCTGGGTGGAGCGGTTCAAGCTGGACGGCGAGGACGCCATCAAGCTCATCCACCGCGCGGGGGGCACGGCGACGGTGGCGCACCCGGGCAGCTCGAAGCTGGAGCGCCACGAGATTCGCATGCTGGCCAAGGCGGGGCTGGATGGATTGGAGGCGCTGCACTCGGACCACAACCCGAGCGTGCAGGAGAAGTACCTGAAGTTCGCCAGGGAGTTCGACCTGGTGCCCACCGGGGGCAGCGACTTCCATGGAGAGCAGGTGACGCCGGGGAAACGCCCGGGTGACTCCACCACCCCGCCGGAGAACTTCGCGAAGCTGCGCGCCCGCGCCACGAGCCAGGGTTCACGGCCGGGTTAGACGAACGC
This is a stretch of genomic DNA from Archangium violaceum. It encodes these proteins:
- a CDS encoding deoxyhypusine synthase family protein — protein: MAKTPSNSKKNLRAHYSGARKADPRPITGKESPTELLEHAFSAYVGRQERTAFELMRRSMEVDASIFLTLSGAMTPAGLHQSCIIPLIEKGVISALTTTGANLYHDAHRIIGHAIREVNPNAGDLQYRLARIIRIYDLGFWEEALLDTDRLFSALLRRPEFQRKMTTPEFHYLLGKNIQAIEKQLGVKQPSLLSTCYKHGVPIFVGAVQDGSIFLNAVKLKRLLGPEFKFEIDINDDVYWMAALQHYCRHHFSNKMAIWILGGGVPKNYTLQGEPLLDQILGVPTDGFDIDVQFCVDPVDNGALSSCPAGEGHTWGKVSMEAVEAGSMYVHTDVTAVFPWLTHALLSDSKMKRKPRRLMDVMQEAVTFLDKDVQKRRKSLLKTIDWSPDEEKPNPDEHTAYVR
- a CDS encoding RrF2 family transcriptional regulator; translation: MQQHPFQISRKIEYGMRAMIFLASQPMERMVPFREIARRMDVPEDFLAKILKTLVERNMVRSTRGAHGGYALARPAREISFLDVIEAVEGPVVVNVCQDGSNHDSCKATGSCTMYGVWKLGQQRMLEVYRHTTLDRLAMSDLRVPEPAPEAPARPPAESR
- a CDS encoding PHP domain-containing protein, whose translation is MIDLHSHTTASDGQHSPAELLALAASAGVTALAVTDHDTVAGLAEAEEAARAHGVELVPGIELSAFVLKREVHILGHFLRRDFPELASYAARLRVEREQRMERMVEQMRRLGFPVRMEDVRAVSGNAQLGRPHLARVLVDRGWCLDMKEAFDRFLGAGRAAWVERFKLDGEDAIKLIHRAGGTATVAHPGSSKLERHEIRMLAKAGLDGLEALHSDHNPSVQEKYLKFAREFDLVPTGGSDFHGEQVTPGKRPGDSTTPPENFAKLRARATSQGSRPG
- a CDS encoding patatin-like phospholipase family protein, producing the protein MRIRHLVFQGGGVKGIAYVGAIDVLEQRGLMSDVNYVAGTSAGSITAALLAMGATSQDLDHVLRNTSFSSFMDGGGWLIGDAVRLLSHYGLYKGDAFEKWMRQQISMLTERATGRAQPDMTFGQLRALAAQKPGVFRELYTVSTNLTRQMPEVFSAESTPDVPVYLAVRMSMSIPFFFEAVSSGGNFYVDGGVSWNYPIDLFDGVIDRPVIGLPSRPILTAVANALDMRTLGFSLGTAAQIQSERNDWTPLPVEISNMEGMVKGLFSFMLNESTRLHLDKKALERTVFIDNANIPTTDFDLTQQQIDLLVSNGRAATLAFLDGKAARVASSA
- a CDS encoding OsmC family protein; translation: MSQPTTPPTGVVMNVVSAPGFTCRLEHGPSGTKIATEAPKDNGGTGMSFSPTDLVGAALASCALTTMALAASREGIPFGEAKARVEKRMTPPPRRIGELVLEIDMPAGLSAAHRARLEEVAHGCPVTRSLHPDVKLPVTFRYPDEPR